A portion of the Acidisarcina polymorpha genome contains these proteins:
- a CDS encoding glycosyl hydrolase family 95 catalytic domain-containing protein, giving the protein MPLGNGRLGAAIWAEEGFTAQLNRADTLPQRLSPGQIVLPGLAKLTRAADYKGRLNLYTAEFEQSGAGMTVLTYVDQALDVLVVEVKGADPKEQQTATLRLWSPRKPQVVAQGAIGALVETWLDDAEAGASHERFGSLASVTADANNVRATSSDPRSVTLSFMPRPDGSFRLLIGAPSWRGGDADVAASKLLAQAKSIHFEEHRLWWKDFWNHVGLIKLSSPDHRAEYFENLRTIDLFAAAAESRDRFPGSQAGIGDLFSSFRDQHRWAPSAYWQWNLRMQVSANLGAGVAGLNDPYFRLYQENLDNILNWTRQHMRNRPGACVPETMRFNGRGYENESWISLAPLNCAENSPPYYNARTISTGAEVGLWVWEQYEYTDDLDFLKKNYPLMREAVRFLLAYATAGQDGRLHTFPANAHEMQWDVHDPTTDVAAMQALFPRAVQAATLLKTDSSLVVELKNAIAKLPLLPLATASASTVLLAHGGDAADAIIATSYDPGAETHNVENVGLEAVWPYSVIGADQDLRKIAVRTFLNRPHKGDADWSLDPIQAARLGLADEVVASLSTITERYQIYPSGFATLFPPTATNPPPSEFYVEQIGVLADALQKALADEYDGVVRIAPAWPKEWDADATVYLRHGNRVEVRVRHGELVCAGFEIASSGWLHIRNPWPGQKVEIADANSPSAILAEGSDDFVSFSGRSGKNYLLYRTDHPSSLREPLSGTPAVAPKSFATRTIGLLK; this is encoded by the coding sequence ATGCCATTAGGCAATGGTCGGCTGGGAGCTGCGATCTGGGCGGAAGAAGGATTCACCGCGCAGCTCAATCGCGCCGATACCTTGCCTCAGCGCCTGTCTCCCGGACAAATCGTTCTTCCCGGCCTTGCGAAGCTTACCAGAGCTGCCGATTACAAGGGGCGGCTCAATCTTTACACCGCGGAGTTCGAGCAGAGCGGCGCGGGAATGACTGTGCTCACCTACGTTGACCAGGCCCTCGACGTGCTCGTGGTCGAGGTGAAAGGAGCCGATCCGAAAGAGCAGCAGACGGCGACACTGCGGCTCTGGTCCCCGCGTAAACCGCAGGTGGTTGCTCAGGGCGCCATTGGAGCTCTAGTGGAAACCTGGCTTGATGACGCCGAGGCCGGAGCGAGCCATGAACGCTTCGGATCGCTGGCGTCGGTCACCGCAGATGCGAACAATGTTCGCGCCACCTCAAGCGATCCGCGATCGGTGACCCTCAGCTTCATGCCCCGCCCCGACGGCTCCTTCCGTTTACTGATCGGCGCTCCATCATGGCGCGGAGGCGATGCGGACGTTGCTGCCTCCAAACTGCTCGCGCAAGCGAAGTCGATTCATTTCGAGGAGCATCGCCTCTGGTGGAAGGACTTTTGGAATCACGTAGGTTTGATCAAATTATCCTCGCCCGATCATCGCGCGGAATACTTCGAGAATTTGCGCACCATCGATCTATTTGCCGCGGCCGCTGAGAGTCGCGACCGCTTTCCCGGCTCTCAGGCCGGCATTGGCGATCTCTTCTCTTCCTTTCGCGACCAGCACAGGTGGGCGCCGTCGGCATACTGGCAATGGAATTTGAGAATGCAGGTCAGCGCGAACCTGGGGGCTGGCGTCGCGGGCCTCAACGATCCATATTTCCGCCTGTACCAGGAAAACCTCGACAATATCCTGAACTGGACTCGCCAGCACATGAGGAACCGTCCCGGGGCCTGCGTTCCCGAGACGATGCGTTTTAACGGACGTGGCTATGAGAACGAGAGCTGGATATCTCTTGCACCGCTGAATTGTGCAGAGAATTCCCCCCCTTATTACAACGCGCGCACAATTTCTACCGGCGCCGAGGTGGGACTATGGGTCTGGGAACAGTATGAGTACACCGACGACCTGGACTTTCTGAAGAAGAACTATCCTCTCATGCGCGAGGCTGTCCGCTTCCTGCTGGCATACGCGACCGCAGGACAAGACGGCAGGCTGCACACGTTTCCGGCAAACGCTCACGAGATGCAATGGGATGTCCACGATCCAACGACCGACGTAGCGGCGATGCAGGCCCTCTTCCCTCGCGCCGTACAGGCAGCAACACTGCTGAAGACAGATTCGTCTCTCGTTGTCGAATTAAAGAATGCGATTGCGAAGCTGCCGTTGCTGCCGCTCGCGACAGCTTCGGCTTCTACCGTTCTGCTCGCGCACGGCGGCGATGCCGCGGACGCGATAATCGCGACCAGCTATGATCCTGGCGCTGAAACTCATAACGTGGAAAACGTTGGTTTGGAGGCGGTTTGGCCCTACTCAGTCATTGGCGCCGACCAGGACCTGCGCAAGATAGCAGTGCGCACCTTCCTCAATCGTCCGCATAAGGGCGACGCCGACTGGAGTCTCGATCCCATACAGGCTGCCCGGCTTGGTCTCGCCGACGAAGTCGTCGCAAGCCTTTCTACGATCACGGAACGGTACCAGATATATCCCTCTGGTTTCGCAACCCTGTTTCCTCCCACCGCTACGAACCCTCCTCCGAGCGAGTTTTATGTCGAGCAAATTGGCGTCCTCGCCGATGCGCTGCAGAAGGCGCTCGCCGACGAGTACGACGGTGTTGTCCGAATTGCGCCTGCGTGGCCAAAGGAGTGGGATGCTGATGCAACCGTGTATCTGCGCCACGGCAACCGGGTGGAAGTGCGGGTACGACATGGAGAACTCGTCTGCGCCGGTTTTGAAATCGCTTCTTCTGGCTGGTTGCACATTCGCAATCCGTGGCCGGGCCAGAAGGTCGAGATCGCCGATGCAAACAGCCCTTCAGCGATCTTGGCTGAGGGTTCGGACGATTTCGTGTCCTTTAGTGGACGTTCCGGAAAGAATTACTTGTTGTACAGGACCGATCACCCGTCTTCACTGCGGGAACCGCTCTCCGGCACGCCCGCAGTCGCGCCGAAGTCTTTCGCAACCAGAACAATTGGATTGCTCAAGTGA